The Triticum aestivum cultivar Chinese Spring chromosome 4B, IWGSC CS RefSeq v2.1, whole genome shotgun sequence sequence CATAGAACCAAAACCGAAGAGGAGATGTCGACGCCCAAACTAGCTCCTCACTACTAGACTAGTGGTCATAGAGGTGGCTGagggcaattttgagccaaaacgGCATGTGGAAGTGCGCTCGTGAGTATGAGTACTCAACAGTACTCGCCAtaaatgaggatgaggatgatgatgacactcaacagtatctcaatactagcgcctatgatgatggaggattgatTGGTCATgagtatgagtactcagggtttgagtgTCATGAGTCGGTGCCAGAATTTCCTCACGAAGAAGGGCAGCGACATTTGGATGGAGATCAGAAAAGGGAAACTTTGTGTTGGGCGTGACCAGTGGAGACATCTAGGCATTTGACACCTTTGTGTTGGGCGCTGTTTTGAGCCGAAAGCTTGCGGTTATTGTATGGGCGAAGATTGGGTCAACATGCACACCCGAAGACAGGAGAGATTTGTAGTCGGGTTTAGTGTGGACAAGTCGTTCTAGTGGAGTTTCATTATTGGTAACACGACTAGGAAGCATGTTGATGATATGAACGGCGGtgagaaaagcctcatcccaaaaaTTGAGGGGCATGGATGCGCCAGCTAGGAGGGTTACCCCAACCTCAACTATATGTTTGTGCTTGCGTTCAGTAGAGCCATTCTGTTGATGAGCATGCGGGCATGACACATGATGTGATATGCCAAGGGTTTGGAAGGAGTTTAATTTTtcgtaccccccccccccatcagatTGTACTGCAATGATCTTACTATCGAATTTTCGTTCAACTAGAGCTTGGAAGTTTTTGAAAACTCCAAAGACATTGGATCTTCTCTTAAGAAGATAGATCTAAGAAAAATTGTTGTAGTCATCTGTGAAGCTCACATAATTAGCGTGTCTACCAATAGAATTAGGGGCAGGACCCCAAAACATCAGAGAAGATTAATTCAAAGGTTTTGTAGAAACGCTAGTACATATGGGATAAGGCAATTGATGACTTTTAGCTcgttgacaagaatcacaaatagtttcaacatCACGCTCACCAACatacgggagcttatttttcctaagtaaTTTTTCAACTAAAGAGAAAGCAGCATGTCCTAATTGATCATGCCACCGTGTGGCAACACGATAggcttgtttattgaatcttctaTGCTTCGAAAGCAACGGGTAGAGCCCTTGAACGCATGTACCTCGATAGAGGATTTTcttcgttgcctgatccttgatcaagaaAAAATAAGGATTAAATTCAAGGAAGACATGGTTGTCAATGGCGGTTCTATGAACAGAAAGAAGATTCTTATCAGCACTAGGGACATGCAAAATTTTCTGTAGATGATTTTACGTTGAGGGGTACTAAAAAATGAGTGACCAACGTGACTGATCCCGTGTTGTCAAGGCCTTCGAAGATTGTCAAGGCCTTCGAAGATTGGAATGCGTACACAATTAAAGATGCGACCACGATTGTAACGTGAAAGGACACAAAATGAATCAAACATAAATGGCATACCAACATGAATGGATGTACGATCCCGTGTGAATTCTTTGCCTCCTGTTTTGTGCCTCGGCCCTTTAGGCGAACTCATCGATAAACACCAATGGCTTGGTCGAAATGTCAACCTCTTCTTGCTCATCTTCACAATACAAGTCATCATCTTCATGCCAAGAGTTGCCATGGCCGTCCTCGTCTTCATCATGGCCGATGAATTGAGTGTCTTCATAGTGGCCGCGTCAGTCCTGGCTTTGGGTGGCATCACGATCAATAGATTGCACGTGGCCATCGACGTGGAAGGCCTGACCATGGCCCTCGAAGATGTCGTTCTCGTTGAACGCCGAGTACTCAGGGTCGTTGGCCGTGGGTGTCGGTATCGGCATTTCGTCGAACAACCTGCGGGCATCGGCCATGCTCGCCGAAGGGAACGAACGGGGCTGCTTCCTTTGCATCCCGTCGGACAACTGGCCAGCACTGCTGTACCCCgacgtgacgttgaggtcgatgacgccCGCGGGCGTGGCTGGAGCGACCACGCTGCAGTCGGGGCGAGGTGGAGAACCGTGTCTGCCCATGGCCGTGGAGCTGTGGCGCACGATACGTTTCGGGCGTGAAGGACGATCTCGGGGAACCGTACTGCGGAGGACGAGCGCCTGACGAGCCTGTGCTGGCCGCGACGATGGCAGCGACCGAGGGGATGGCCGGCGAGGGTCGGCGCAACCCTGACATGAGGGGGGCGTGCGTAATGATGGCGTCCTTGTCGTCGACGTCTGCCTGGTGCTGCGCGGCCTGCCGCGTGGCGGCCTTGGAGGCGTAGCCCACAGCGACCTTCTTCTCCTTGTCCTTTGCCCATTTGTTCCTCCTCTTGGCTGATTCAGCGTCGAGCTTGGCGATCTCTGCCAGCGTGAGCTCCGACCGTGGCTTCCTGGTGCCCTTCTTCTTCGCAGCGGGGCGCGCAGCCGCGGCGGGATCACCGGGATTCGTCGGGCCGCCGGCCATGACGAAGGAGGAGAGCGTGCGGGACAATTTTGGGCAAAACGGAGGGAAAAGTGTGGGCGGTCATGTCCCCGACAGGCGGGTCAGGGAAGAGACGAGGGCGCACGTCCCGTCCATCCGCGCGTTGTCCGTTGAGCCGCAAATGCGGCCCAAAGTTGTGCTGCGACAGGTCAAAAGTGGAAAAAAAAGGACAACGGCCGCTTGCTCCTGTGCgttgaggccaactccaccgcatgaccccaaacggacgtccggattgaccggattttgtccctttggggcGCCGATGGGTTCGCCCGTGTCCGGCTGTGTCCAGTGGGTCATGCGTGCGCCcaccgcgcggccgcaccccaaatcacGTCTGTGTCAGGAAAGCAAGAAAAAAACATAAAATTGACTAAAAAGTAAATAAACGCAGTGCCCGTCGttgccacaaaacggcccagtttcgtCACATTAATAATTAACCATAAAAAGGTAAAAAAACGGCCGCCACCGGCGCGCTCCTGCCCGTGCCCGCCGTTGCCGTTGCCGTCGCCGTGGCCCTCTTcagtggccgccggtgtcgtcgtcgtcgctgacgaggtcgacgtagtccggcggcgtccacaggtggggcggcggtgcgtggtagacgggggcgggctggacggcgggaggtgcctgcaccacctcctcccgtggcgacgccTCCCGCTTCGGTAACTGCGGCGGAGTGGCGCGCCAGTTCACGCCCACGCCGGCGGCCATATCCGGAGCAGTGCAGGACCAGGCCCACCCCGTGCCCAGCAACTGCTGGAAGGCGGCCGACggctcctcctccatggcgtcctccctcctctcctccatcAAGGCCGCCATCTACAGCTCCAGGAAGGCCATGTCGCCGGCGGCAGACAGTGCCATCGCCTCCTCCAAGCCGTCCCATTGCCACTCGTCGTGCGTgctcatggagtcctccatgacatgCTGCACGAGACGGGCTTCCTCCTTCgccgtcatgcgaggaggtggtggtggagatggagatggcgaCGGCGATGACGTGGGAGTGAGGCCACGCACCAGCCTACGCCCGCGCTCCTGGGGAGCAGCCGCTCGGCGCTCTGGGCGTAGCCGCCGTGGCCCCGTCGACGTGCCGGCAAAATAGGACGCCCGCCGCGTGTCGTGCTCATCGCGGAACCAGGTGTCCCACAATGgcgagtcgggggcgtacctggggtcgtagtagaggtcgtccgggaggaggcggcggcagcgctcgATCTCCTGGCGGCACGCACGGCCGGTCGCCGGGACCGGCGGGATCGGCACGCGGTCGGCCGACAGGtgccagttgttggggaggtgGGCGTCGCTCCAGGGGATCGGCGTCCTCATCTCCCAATAACTGCGACACACCGAAACGCGGATGTAGTGCtggtcgcgctcgccggcggacGCGGGGGCGATGGAGAACGCGGGCTGCGAGGGGGCCCGGCGTGGCGGCGAtggcgaggccggctcctccttcttcaccgaGCCGCGGTGACGCCCCGACGAGGAgccagcctcgcggtcgtgcttgcctTTACGGCTGTAGTTCCAGAGCCCCATGGCTGCGGGCGGCCAGCCGGCGAGTtcttggctagggtttggggcctggggctgtcgggtttcgaggaggccgcggggtggcgtggggcagtgtggacgacgcCCGTTCCACGGTTTGCACTTAAAGAAGGACAGCGACCCTTCCATGTGTGGATGACAGGTGGAGCCGCCCGCCCGTGCGCATTGATgtgggcgggtgggaggtaggtggccgcctgccacgcggccccgacgcggacgaggcacgcgtccgtttggtgtccgccgcgacccaaacccggcgcaagtttgcgctcgaaatgggtcggtccggacacaaaacggacaggatgggtccgggccgtcgcgcgctgggccgcctcgttTGTCCCTTTTGTCCCAAACGAACAGGGCCGGACAGGacggggtcgcgcggtggagttggcttgAGGCCATCTCTACGCAAGACCCTATCTTGTCCGTCGAACGCAGTTTGGGTAAAAGCGGACACATGCAACGACCCAGCGGCTGACCCCATTTTACTTTCGTCCACTTCGTGTCTGTTTCACCCCATCTCTGGCCCAAAGTTGTTCTGGATTTGAGGCAAAAGAGGACAGAAAACGGACGCCTCCGCGTCCACTTCGTCCGCTGTGTTCGGGCGTGCCCCACATGTCACCCCCTTTCTCTTTTCTCTCCCCTGGCCCACCGTGTCCACCCACCCATCCACACATGCAACCACAGGCTTATCTATCGGAGCGGCACGGCGTCGGCCGGAGCGGGGCGCTGGCGCGGCNNNNNNNNNNNNNNNNNNNNNNNNNNNNNNNNNNNNNNNNNNNNNNNNNNNNNNNNNNNNNNNNNNNNNNNNNNNNNNNNNNNNNNNNNNNNNNNNNNNNNNNNNNNNNNNNNNNNNNNNNNNNNNNNNNNNNNNNNNNNNNNNNNNNNNNNNNNNNNNNNNNNNNNNNNNNNNNNNNNNNNNNNNNNNNNNNNNNNNNNNNNNNNNNNNNNNNNNNNNNNNNNNNNNNNNNNNNNNNNNNNNNNNNNNNNNNNNNNNNNNNNNNNNNNNNNNNNNNNNNNNNNNNNNNNNNNNNNNNNNNNNNNNNNNNNNNNNNNNNNNNNNNNNNNNNNNNNNNNNNNNNNNNNNNNNNNNNNNNNNNNNNNNNNNNNNNNNNNNNNNNNNNNNNNNNNNNNNNNNNNNNNNNNNNNNNNNNNNNNNNNNNNNNNNNNNNNNNNNNNNNNNNNNNNNNNNNNNNNNNNNNNNNNNNNNNNNNNNNNNNNNNNNNNNNNNNNNNNNNNNNNNNNNNNNNNNNNNNNNNNNNNNNNNNNNNNNNNNNNNNNNNNNNNNNNNNNNNNNNNGGCGCTGCGGAGCCAGAGCAGGGCCGCTGCGTCCTCGTCTCCCGCGGGCGTGGCCGCAGGGCACAGGCAGCCGGGCGGCGTGGCAAGGCGGGGCCAGCAAGCACGGTGCGTGGTGGGCTGCTGGTGCTGCAGGACACGGCGGCGCGCGGGCACAACAACAGAAGGAGCTGCGTCGAGCGCGGCGACCGGCCGCAACTGCTGATAGCGCCGGCTTGCTTCCTAGCTAGCCAGCCCGTGCGcgtgcttgctagctagctagagaGCCGCCGCGGGTGCATGCGAGCTTGGCTTGCAGGGCGAGCGCGGCCGGCGCACGAGCGTGTAGACGGGCACTGCCGGCGCGCGAGCACGGGCGAGGCATGGTGGGGTCTGGGCCGGACAGTTTGCGATGGGTTATTCCCGCTGCGTGCACAAGTTGGCGAACGACCCAAACCGAACATGCATGTCCGTTTTTCTACCCCAAACGTACAAAATTCAGACAAAAGCGGACGTTCATTTGGAGTCTTGCGGTGGAGATGGCCTGAGTGGCTTGCTGTGTCTTT is a genomic window containing:
- the LOC123090492 gene encoding uncharacterized protein (The sequence of the model RefSeq protein was modified relative to this genomic sequence to represent the inferred CDS: added 159 bases not found in genome assembly) — its product is MAGRGARAFLSSPSTRARGGQASGSGRARTRPARANARPGGSQRCGARQGAAAGAAEPEQGRCVLVSRGRGRRAQAAGRRGKAGPASTVRGGLLVLQDTAARGHNNRRSCVERGDRPQLLIAPACFLASQPVRVLAS